GGAGGCTGTATGACTGTCCTGTATTCTAAAACAGACCAATAAAGTTCTTACCTAACAAAATTGATTACTTGGTAACATGAAATTCCTTCCATGCCTAGACCTGGACTAAAACACAAGGAGACTCAATCAGTGTAATTTTATTGTAACATTTTTCCAGTATGCCTAAACATACAACCAACCCCCAACCATGGCAAGAAAATACTAAGATATAGACTGACAGAATATAATGTCACAGCCTTTCAACTTAAAGCCTCAATAGTAAAAAGAAACAATTTTTAAAAACTATGATTTCTTGAGCAGAAGGCAATACACAGCCCTTTAGAAATGTAGTTTGAGGCACCACACATGTTTGGGATACACAAGCAAATTACAGAATTATGAAATACCTTTAAACGCTGCCCATACATAATCACGTGATGAGATGAGCAAGTACCATTAGTTTGAACACTATATACAGGGCccggagtttttcctggtcacatGGTCCAGGAAAAGCTCTATCCTAGTTTGCACAGTCTACAGCAAAGAGCTACACAGAACTAAAGTACAAGAGCTTTCCAGTCAGTATCTCTGGCATGTGTACGGGGCGTAGTGCTTCTTCGGTTGTTTCTTCCTCATCACATACTGGTTCTCAGGACGGCGAGGGACGTAGGGTctggggtggtaggcctcattaTGCTGCACCGGCCTGTAGTGTCTAGCTGGAAGAGATTAAAGGGAGAGTGCTAAACAGTCATTTGGGCTTTAATCACCCCAGGATTGATACAATTCTTTACTACAGAGCAGAGGCACTACTTGTAAATCCCTTTTGCATCAAGCAAGGGAAGAGAGACTTCAATGGCTAAATGTTCTTGCTTCACACAATGGAATCTGGAGGGATAGGTATACAGAACTACACTTAATGGCCGTGTCCAAAATCTGTCTTGCCTACTATGGCCAGTGTCAGAGGTCCCATGATTAGACTACTGTGCGCACGTGTTTGTCAACTTACTACTGCTCCGGACCATCCCGTTACTTTCACTGCATCTGTTGTCCTGTGAGTGTCTGTTGACTGGGGGATGTCTGTAGACCGCCGTCTGTCTGTGGTTGACCACTTGGGTGTGTCTGTGATGCACCGGGGCAGTCGGCTGTCTGTTGACCGGGCTTGGTCTGTCGGCTTGGTCCTCCTCGAAGCTGAAGTAGCCAACGCCGTACTTGGGGTGGACAGGAAGCTCGTCCTCATAGAATCAAGTCAAATTGTATATTCATTTTCAAATGTGTTGGACATTGTTAAATTGTGACTTGACAATTTAAAAGTGCATTTAGAATCGCAAcacttcacaataaaaaaatggaAGAAATAAAAGGCAATAAATAGAAAAACAAAGGATGTCTAAAACAGTCAAATCACAGATTAAAGGCCAAGCTAAAACGGTGGAGTTAAGTGCAATTTCAACCTCACCACTTTAAGCAACATACCAGTATCTACATGAGAAAACGGGAAATAGTGAAGTGTCCCTTTAAAACCATCAATGGTGTTTGCCCCTTACCTCGTAGAACTGTTCTCCGCAGCCGTTGTATTTCCCTTCCAGAGGCCTGTAGGGTTCATCCGAAGCTGGTCTGTAGGGCTCAAGGCCTGAGTCCTCAGCAGGATTCCATCCTAGAGCACAAAAAATAAATAGAGAAATGTTAAGTTTAATGTACGTAAGCTATCCTTCCATAGATCTGTAGGGCTGAAGGACAGAGTCCAATGCAGGCTGCCACCTTAGAGATACAGGACACGAGGAGAGACGGATGTTGCAGTTGAGTTGAATTAATGAATACAGAATTGTTATCCCCAAAAAGGTTTCTCAAGAGCTGTATTAGGAAGTTGTCATTATACAAATATCTGATTCATACCTGCTGAATTGGGAGTGAAATAGTTTGCCTGAGGCTCGTATCCGTCATAGTGTCCAAACCCCTCTGTTGCCCAGGCAACTGGTGAATTACATGGCAGGGTCAGTACACATACATTTATCTCCACTCACTGAAAGATTCCTTAGGATCCAAACCTCCCATAACCTGTGGTCATGAATCATTACGCAGTTGTGGGAGTTGTGAATTAATTGGTTACTCAGGTGCCGTGCACAGAGGGACAGGTGTGAAGGAGGCAAGTCAAGTGGGTGTGAATGACAGCAGCCTTTTTAAAGTGGCATTAAGTGAAGATGCAGGTTAAACTCCACAGTAGTCAAGTGAACCAGGCAGTCAAGTGAACCAGGCAGTCAAGTGAACAAGGCAGTCAAGTGAACAAGGCAGTCAGTAAATCATTTTACCACTGCAGTGACCTGGGTTCATCATCCTGGGGTCTGGTCTCCTGAAATGAGGCTCTGGTGGGTAGTGCCAGGTGTGTAGCAATGAGGGaataacacaaactccaaagcaaatcagggggagaaaaacaGGTTTATTTGAGAAGGACAAATCATAGATGTTATGCTGGGAGGTAGATGTTCAGTCTCCCCTGTTCTCAGTTTTTCTCTACAGAACAaaggaacaggatgccatttataacccccccaccctagcctggagttgaccaatcagaagtccttGCAGTACAACTGGGTCAATGGCCAAATAAGTATCCTGCTCCCGACTCAATGTACAGACCGTAGCACACGTATCTCTGAGTTCAGGAgtgacattccacagattctaaaacagatgttgaactgaaaccCAACTCCTATTTACAATTCCCTATTGACCATTAGTACTCTATAGCCTTTACTCTTCTCATCCGctgtgttgtgtatttatcttcaaaatattcttataACCTCAACGTCACGATAACCCGGCATGGTACTACTGTACTGACCAATACAGTGGAAGCCACCACTTACCTCTGTTCTTGGTCATGGTTTTTGTGTGGGCTTTGAGCTGCTGCTGCTCTGAATGATCAATGTGCTCTACAGGGAGAAGAATACCAGTCTTTCAACTGACagtcaaattcaaaaacagacaggtgatgtgtgtatgtatatttattatactgtatgtgtgtggtgttctACTAACTAACGGTGGTGAGAGGACAGTGTAGCACAAACCCCCAGACCTGTGCAGCAGCAGTAAGGATGTGATGCATCAGTGAGCTAGAGAGTTCCAGTGTGTATgtatttacagtgtgtgtgtgtgtgtgtgtactaaccaacAGTAGTGGCAGGACAGTGCAGCACCACTCCCCAGGCCTCTGCAGCATGTTGCAGCAGTAAGGCGGTGATACGTCGGTGGGCCAGAGAGTTCCAGTGGACCCCATCCTTCATGCGGTGCGCAAGCGAGAAGCGGAACTGGAAGTGGAGGTCCAGGACGTCAAGGCCATAGGCGTCGGCCACCTTGCTGCTGTAGAAGTTGGCCTGGATCACGTCGTAGCACAGCGTTGGGCCCCTGTGCTCCATCTGGTTGGGAGAAATTAAAGGGGAAGCTATAATAGTTCTTTAGCCATTATTGTGCATTGTACATCGTTTACTATAATTGAGCAATTACTGGGTCACGTTAAATAGGAGCAAACATTCTTAAAGCGGAAAGCCAAAAAAAGCATTCAAGTTTGGGTAGTAAATCAAGATGGTTCCAAATCCGTGCCTATTGAACACGACCCGGCCTCGTCATCTATCTACCTCAGGAACGAAGAAGCCCCCTACGATCCTCTTCCCCAGGGGCATGGTCATGTTCCAGATGACCAGACATTCAGGAGGCAGGATGGAGTTCATCTTGTCA
This is a stretch of genomic DNA from Salvelinus alpinus chromosome 11, SLU_Salpinus.1, whole genome shotgun sequence. It encodes these proteins:
- the fam113 gene encoding PC-esterase domain-containing protein 1A isoform X2, which encodes MSFEQDILVEGGRLGQMTNGTEYREVRQFRSDHHLVRFYFLTRIYSRYMQSILRDFEDGLKPDVVIVNSCLWDVSRYNPKWHVEYQENLHKLFDKMNSILPPECLVIWNMTMPLGKRIVGGFFVPEMEHRGPTLCYDVIQANFYSSKVADAYGLDVLDLHFQFRFSLAHRMKDGVHWNSLAHRRITALLLQHAAEAWGVVLHCPATTVEHIDHSEQQQLKAHTKTMTKNRVCVIPSLLHTWHYPPEPHFRRPDPRMMNPGHCSVAWATEGFGHYDGYEPQANYFTPNSAGWNPAEDSGLEPYRPASDEPYRPLEGKYNGCGEQFYEDELPVHPKYGVGYFSFEEDQADRPSPVNRQPTAPVHHRHTQVVNHRQTAVYRHPPVNRHSQDNRCSESNGMVRSSTRHYRPVQHNEAYHPRPYVPRRPENQYVMRKKQPKKHYAPYTCQRY
- the fam113 gene encoding PC-esterase domain-containing protein 1A isoform X4, which encodes MRENMKAVSQQQASQLLHNKFVVVLGDSIQRSVYKDIVLLLQKDKYLSLGQLKTKGEMSFEQDILVEGGRLGQMTNGTEYREVRQFRSDHHLVRFYFLTRIYSRYMQSILRDFEDGLKPDVVIVNSCLWDVSRYNPKWHVEYQENLHKLFDKMNSILPPECLVIWNMTMPLGKRIVGGFFVPEMEHRGPTLCYDVIQANFYSSKVADAYGLDVLDLHFQFRFSLAHRMKDGVHWNSLAHRRITALLLQHAAEAWGVVLHCPATTVGWNPAEDSGLEPYRPASDEPYRPLEGKYNGCGEQFYEDELPVHPKYGVGYFSFEEDQADRPSPVNRQPTAPVHHRHTQVVNHRQTAVYRHPPVNRHSQDNRCSESNGMVRSSTRHYRPVQHNEAYHPRPYVPRRPENQYVMRKKQPKKHYAPYTCQRY
- the fam113 gene encoding PC-esterase domain-containing protein 1A isoform X3, producing MRENMKAVSQQQASQLLHNKFVVVLGDSIQRSVYKDIVLLLQKDKYLSLGQLKTKGEMSFEQDILVEGGRLGQMTNGTEYREVRQFRSDHHLVRFYFLTRIYSRYMQSILRDFEDGLKPDVVIVNSCLWDVSRYNPKWHVEYQENLHKLFDKMNSILPPECLVIWNMTMPLGKRIVGGFFVPEMEHRGPTLCYDVIQANFYSSKVADAYGLDVLDLHFQFRFSLAHRMKDGVHWNSLAHRRITALLLQHAAEAWGVVLHCPATTVEHIDHSEQQQLKAHTKTMTKNRGWNPAEDSGLEPYRPASDEPYRPLEGKYNGCGEQFYEDELPVHPKYGVGYFSFEEDQADRPSPVNRQPTAPVHHRHTQVVNHRQTAVYRHPPVNRHSQDNRCSESNGMVRSSTRHYRPVQHNEAYHPRPYVPRRPENQYVMRKKQPKKHYAPYTCQRY
- the fam113 gene encoding PC-esterase domain-containing protein 1A isoform X1; the encoded protein is MRENMKAVSQQQASQLLHNKFVVVLGDSIQRSVYKDIVLLLQKDKYLSLGQLKTKGEMSFEQDILVEGGRLGQMTNGTEYREVRQFRSDHHLVRFYFLTRIYSRYMQSILRDFEDGLKPDVVIVNSCLWDVSRYNPKWHVEYQENLHKLFDKMNSILPPECLVIWNMTMPLGKRIVGGFFVPEMEHRGPTLCYDVIQANFYSSKVADAYGLDVLDLHFQFRFSLAHRMKDGVHWNSLAHRRITALLLQHAAEAWGVVLHCPATTVEHIDHSEQQQLKAHTKTMTKNRVCVIPSLLHTWHYPPEPHFRRPDPRMMNPGHCSVAWATEGFGHYDGYEPQANYFTPNSAGWNPAEDSGLEPYRPASDEPYRPLEGKYNGCGEQFYEDELPVHPKYGVGYFSFEEDQADRPSPVNRQPTAPVHHRHTQVVNHRQTAVYRHPPVNRHSQDNRCSESNGMVRSSTRHYRPVQHNEAYHPRPYVPRRPENQYVMRKKQPKKHYAPYTCQRY